The following are encoded together in the Humulus lupulus chromosome 5, drHumLupu1.1, whole genome shotgun sequence genome:
- the LOC133779227 gene encoding uncharacterized protein LOC133779227 produces the protein MYESFLRQRSKITWLRFGDNHTSYFHASLKQRSACNRIKAYLDKHGKIVDCYDDVVNHFINHFKGFMGSPSSSISRIQQDCFKFGSILNLEQQLSLVKLFSKRDVKMAMFSIHSVKSPGPDGFGSGFFKYMWRDLGDEISTAVLNFF, from the coding sequence ATGTATGAGAGTTTTCTTAGGCAAAGGAGCAAGATCACTTGGCTGAGATTTGGAGATAACCATACGTCCTACTTTCATGCTAGTCTAAAGCAGCGGTCAGCTTGTAATAGGATTAAAGCCTACTTGGATAAGCATGGTAAGATTGTTGACTGTTATGATGATGTGGTTAATCATTTTATCAATCATTTTAAGGGGTTTATGGGTAGTCCTAGTTCATCTATTTCTAGGATTCAGCAAGATTGTTTTAAGTTTGGCTCTATTTTGAATTTAGAACAACAACTTAGTTTAGTTAAGCTTTTTTCGAAGAGGGATGTTAAAATGGCCATGTTTAGTATTCACTCTGTAAAAAGTCCTGGTCCTGATGGGTTTGGTTCGGGTTTTTTCAAATACATGTGGAGAGACTTGGGGGATGAGATTTCTACTgctgttttgaattttttttaa